Proteins encoded by one window of Cuniculiplasma divulgatum:
- a CDS encoding proline dehydrogenase family protein: MLNGFMEKLLAGKWIAGPSVEDAISRGERFRKIGIGAIFNYLGEALTDPKDIEEATGIYLNILDKIEDGDQQFQISIKPTQIGLSVSLDAAKKNLERIVSKANEKKIFTWIDMEESELVDKTIELYRSQISTGNVGLCVQSYLRRTKNDVEELSKEGGIFRLVKGAYTEDEKVAFKTKDEINKNYEDILTFMFENTKMFMVASHDELMIEKAVKLSEEHKKEVWYGMLNGIRNQYLIDLQKRGKKTFSYIPFGQKWIQYSVRRMQEAGHISLLMKSMLHGQKV; the protein is encoded by the coding sequence ATGCTTAATGGGTTCATGGAAAAATTACTGGCGGGAAAATGGATTGCTGGGCCATCTGTTGAAGATGCCATATCTAGGGGGGAAAGATTCAGGAAAATTGGGATAGGTGCTATATTTAACTATCTGGGGGAAGCACTTACAGATCCAAAAGATATAGAAGAAGCAACAGGTATTTATCTCAATATTCTTGATAAGATAGAGGATGGAGACCAGCAGTTCCAGATATCCATAAAGCCCACTCAAATTGGTCTGTCTGTTAGTTTAGATGCTGCAAAGAAAAATCTGGAGAGAATAGTAAGCAAGGCTAATGAGAAAAAGATTTTCACATGGATAGACATGGAAGAATCTGAACTGGTAGATAAAACAATAGAACTTTATAGGAGCCAGATTTCCACCGGTAACGTTGGTTTGTGTGTTCAGTCATATCTTCGGAGAACAAAGAATGACGTAGAAGAACTTTCCAAAGAGGGTGGAATATTCAGACTGGTTAAAGGAGCTTATACGGAAGACGAAAAGGTAGCATTCAAGACCAAAGATGAGATCAATAAAAATTATGAAGATATTCTTACATTCATGTTTGAAAACACTAAAATGTTTATGGTTGCAAGTCACGATGAACTTATGATAGAGAAAGCCGTGAAATTAAGTGAGGAACATAAAAAAGAGGTTTGGTATGGAATGCTCAATGGGATAAGAAACCAGTATCTTATAGATCTACAGAAGAGAGGAAAAAAGACTTTTTCATATATCCCCTTCGGACAAAAGTGGATTCAATACTCAGTACGAAGAATGCAGGAGGCTGGCCATATAAGTCTTCTAATGAAATCCATGCTTCATGGTCAAAAAGTTTAG
- a CDS encoding phosphoglycerate kinase, with amino-acid sequence MDQRQRDFFTLDDFDFSGKTVLLRLDLNSPIHPVTNEIMSDTRFKSHLPTIERLKGAKLVILAHQSRPGKTDFTSLLNHSRKLERLLGRRVKHIDSLYGSSAISAIKQMSNGEILMLENTRFFSEDVVLDPEDKETVENSNFIRNLSEVCDYFVNDAFPAIHRSQTSLTGFSRKMPNVAGLLIQKETDALNVFLKGDRSKNLAILAGAKIEDSITVAKSFLDKDTVNHIIVGGVVANAFLWASGNKIGKKNEDFIIKNNKKYDAYLQICRQLLEKYGNRILIPEDFVLNPSNRRVEKGEEIPDDQILADISLNSIAKFSEEIRKADSIFINGPMGMYEIEQYSFGTFEILREVAASTAMKIAGGGHTISAIEALNIENRIDHISTGGGALISYLSGEPMPVLESLRESRQYFEKVE; translated from the coding sequence ATGGATCAGAGGCAAAGAGACTTCTTCACACTTGATGATTTCGACTTTAGCGGAAAGACTGTTCTTTTAAGACTGGATTTGAATTCGCCAATACATCCCGTGACAAATGAGATAATGAGTGATACAAGGTTCAAATCCCACCTACCAACCATTGAACGATTAAAGGGTGCAAAATTGGTCATTCTAGCTCATCAGAGCAGACCCGGCAAAACAGATTTTACCTCGCTGTTAAATCACTCAAGGAAGCTTGAGAGATTGCTCGGTAGAAGGGTTAAACATATCGATTCCCTCTACGGATCAAGCGCAATCTCTGCAATTAAGCAAATGTCAAATGGAGAGATACTTATGCTGGAGAATACAAGATTTTTCTCCGAGGATGTTGTCCTTGACCCAGAAGATAAGGAAACTGTTGAAAATTCGAACTTTATCAGAAACCTTTCAGAAGTTTGCGATTATTTTGTGAACGATGCGTTCCCTGCCATTCACAGATCACAGACATCTCTCACGGGTTTCTCAAGAAAAATGCCTAATGTTGCAGGTCTTCTAATACAGAAAGAAACTGATGCCCTTAATGTATTTCTTAAAGGGGACAGAAGTAAAAATCTTGCCATACTTGCAGGCGCCAAGATAGAGGATTCCATAACCGTAGCAAAATCATTCCTTGACAAGGATACAGTTAATCATATAATCGTCGGAGGAGTTGTAGCAAACGCTTTCCTCTGGGCATCTGGGAATAAGATTGGAAAGAAGAATGAGGATTTCATAATTAAGAACAATAAAAAATACGATGCATATCTTCAAATTTGTAGACAACTGCTTGAAAAATATGGTAACAGAATACTCATTCCTGAAGATTTTGTTCTAAATCCTTCAAATAGAAGGGTAGAGAAAGGAGAGGAAATACCAGATGATCAGATACTTGCTGACATAAGCCTGAACAGTATAGCGAAGTTCTCGGAGGAGATAAGGAAAGCTGATAGTATTTTCATAAATGGTCCAATGGGAATGTATGAAATTGAACAGTACAGCTTTGGAACGTTTGAGATCCTAAGAGAGGTTGCAGCATCTACTGCAATGAAAATAGCCGGTGGCGGTCATACAATATCAGCTATAGAGGCCCTGAATATTGAGAACAGAATAGACCACATCTCAACTGGTGGTGGGGCACTCATAAGTTATTTATCCGGTGAGCCAATGCCTGTACTTGAGTCATTGAGGGAAAGCAGGCAATATTTTGAGAAGGTGGAATAA
- a CDS encoding 50S ribosomal protein L15e — protein MVNHSNLYGKIAETWKNPKKSEILLFQRERMIDWRKGNSIERLEHPTRLDRARSLGYKAKLGYIVVRSRVRRGGSNRPKIMGGRRPRRLAYSKLTRKKSIQWIAEERAADRYPNTEVLNSYYVGEDGFYKYYEIILVDKNQPTIYNDKRISWISEPQNKGRVYRGLTSAGYKGRGLRTGRQGSAKSRPSIRANDRLRR, from the coding sequence ATGGTTAATCATTCAAATCTATATGGCAAAATCGCAGAAACGTGGAAGAATCCAAAGAAGTCTGAAATCCTGTTGTTTCAGAGAGAAAGGATGATAGACTGGAGGAAGGGAAATTCCATAGAAAGGCTGGAACATCCTACCAGACTGGATAGAGCAAGATCACTTGGATATAAGGCAAAGTTAGGGTATATAGTGGTAAGATCAAGAGTCAGAAGAGGAGGGTCAAACAGACCTAAAATAATGGGAGGAAGGAGACCAAGAAGACTGGCTTACAGCAAACTCACAAGAAAAAAGAGCATTCAGTGGATCGCAGAAGAAAGGGCTGCAGATAGATATCCAAATACTGAAGTTCTGAACTCCTATTACGTTGGAGAAGATGGGTTCTACAAGTACTATGAGATTATTCTTGTGGATAAAAACCAGCCAACCATTTACAACGATAAGAGAATCTCATGGATTTCTGAACCACAAAACAAGGGCAGAGTATACAGGGGTCTCACATCAGCTGGTTACAAAGGAAGGGGGCTGAGAACAGGAAGACAGGGATCAGCAAAGAGCAGACCTTCCATAAGAGCAAATGACAGATTAAGAAGATAA
- a CDS encoding ATP-binding cassette domain-containing protein, which produces MGVDFLTNENINKISLECDNVTKSYGVFKKTIAIRNLGIKELGGTCVSLVGPNGAGKSTILKVLSGSIRKYDGKVTVRGSVGYCPEISVNFDFMSAEENLSYFYPHNIERIKYILTRLNLNTGKKPISSFSKGMKRKLDLARSLILGSEIILMDEPFDGLDAESSKELSKIIEDLKIEGKLILITSHDLHKVENVSDKILFMKDGTIFQKLILKHLNLYRIDFTENSDVIRKKLTDLNIKIVGETELSFIIQVDEGLEICKLITKILGDDCKIVGFSRESLESIYMRELCG; this is translated from the coding sequence ATGGGGGTTGATTTCCTGACGAATGAAAATATCAATAAGATATCGTTGGAATGCGACAATGTAACCAAGAGTTATGGAGTTTTTAAAAAAACCATTGCAATTCGTAATCTGGGCATAAAGGAGCTAGGTGGAACCTGTGTTTCCTTGGTTGGTCCAAATGGTGCAGGAAAATCAACTATTTTAAAGGTATTATCAGGATCCATAAGGAAATATGACGGTAAGGTTACTGTTAGGGGAAGTGTGGGTTACTGCCCTGAAATCTCTGTTAATTTCGATTTCATGAGTGCTGAGGAAAACCTTTCTTATTTTTACCCACATAATATTGAGCGAATTAAGTATATACTGACTAGACTAAATCTGAATACAGGAAAAAAACCAATATCCTCATTTTCAAAAGGAATGAAAAGAAAGCTAGATCTGGCAAGGAGCCTAATTCTTGGTTCTGAAATAATACTTATGGATGAACCCTTTGATGGATTAGATGCAGAGAGTTCAAAAGAACTATCGAAAATCATCGAAGATCTAAAAATAGAAGGCAAGTTAATTCTTATAACAAGCCATGATTTACACAAAGTTGAAAATGTATCAGATAAAATATTGTTCATGAAAGATGGAACCATATTCCAAAAATTAATCCTCAAGCATCTAAATTTATACAGAATAGACTTTACAGAAAATTCTGATGTAATAAGAAAGAAACTAACAGATTTGAATATAAAAATAGTTGGTGAGACTGAGTTAAGTTTTATAATTCAGGTCGATGAGGGGTTAGAAATTTGTAAATTAATCACGAAGATTCTTGGTGATGATTGCAAGATAGTTGGCTTTTCAAGGGAATCTCTTGAAAGTATTTACATGAGGGAGCTCTGTGGGTAA
- a CDS encoding helix-turn-helix domain-containing protein yields MNVEEKIAGEIVLSETPNETLKKWREEFSISKSELAREMNVSLSMISDYETGRRQSPGVNTIRKFVSAMVRIETKHGGTILRRYRSGVPYEALIDIRDYDRDINLKTIVNKIKGVSVSEAPMDRYVRGYTIVNGVKAILSFSYSEYSLLYGWSSQRVIFFTDVKMGRSPMIAIRVHPLKPAAVVYVKADRVDELAIKLSEVENIPLITTEMDTDEISRLISNIK; encoded by the coding sequence GTGAACGTAGAAGAAAAGATAGCAGGGGAAATCGTTCTGTCAGAGACTCCAAACGAAACTCTCAAGAAATGGAGGGAAGAGTTTTCCATATCCAAAAGCGAACTGGCAAGGGAGATGAATGTAAGCCTCTCTATGATAAGTGATTATGAAACAGGCAGGAGGCAGTCACCGGGTGTAAACACAATTAGAAAATTTGTTTCTGCAATGGTAAGAATAGAGACAAAGCACGGAGGTACAATATTGAGAAGATACAGATCAGGTGTACCATATGAAGCGCTAATCGACATCAGAGACTATGACAGAGATATAAATCTAAAAACAATTGTGAATAAAATAAAGGGTGTTTCAGTATCTGAAGCACCAATGGACAGGTACGTGAGGGGATATACAATAGTCAATGGAGTGAAGGCAATACTTTCATTTTCTTACAGTGAATACAGTCTTCTCTATGGATGGTCCAGCCAGAGGGTAATATTTTTTACCGATGTGAAGATGGGACGAAGTCCCATGATCGCCATCAGAGTGCACCCATTGAAGCCTGCAGCAGTAGTGTACGTTAAGGCTGATCGTGTTGATGAACTGGCGATTAAACTTTCGGAAGTTGAAAATATTCCTCTGATAACAACAGAAATGGACACGGACGAAATCTCCAGATTAATATCAAATATAAAGTAG
- a CDS encoding sugar phosphate nucleotidyltransferase, which yields MVTGIITAAGLGTRSGLDGKFRKELLPIYDKIDNRLVLRPVIDVVYRRLREYGCEKIIIVLDPADRMSRLYVESNFENFEIVFQEEKRGFGNAVYIASQAAGSSDFVLNAGDGVISTSSYYEKICKSKSTNLNVFRVDHPEKYGNAVLDEVNKTVVEVVEKPQHPKSNFAIAALYFFKNDFVHFLDQHTIELTDSINNYIKAGNRVSYNIIDRSEWISIGRKEEYFKVLERSFINNNTEKS from the coding sequence ATGGTAACTGGCATAATCACAGCAGCAGGGCTTGGCACCAGATCAGGGCTTGATGGAAAATTCAGAAAGGAATTGCTGCCAATTTACGATAAGATCGATAATAGGCTAGTTCTCAGACCAGTAATTGATGTTGTTTACCGGAGGCTGCGGGAGTATGGTTGTGAAAAGATAATAATTGTACTTGATCCTGCGGATCGAATGAGCAGACTGTATGTGGAATCAAATTTCGAAAACTTTGAGATAGTTTTTCAGGAGGAAAAGAGAGGATTCGGAAACGCTGTATATATTGCTTCTCAGGCTGCTGGAAGCTCTGATTTTGTCCTTAATGCAGGTGATGGTGTGATTTCTACATCATCCTATTACGAAAAGATCTGCAAATCTAAGAGTACTAACCTTAACGTTTTCAGGGTAGATCATCCTGAGAAGTATGGAAACGCAGTTCTGGACGAGGTAAATAAGACTGTCGTAGAGGTGGTGGAAAAACCACAGCATCCAAAATCAAATTTCGCCATAGCGGCCCTTTATTTTTTCAAAAATGATTTTGTTCACTTTCTGGATCAACATACCATCGAACTAACAGACTCCATAAACAATTACATAAAGGCGGGCAACAGAGTCTCATATAATATTATAGATAGGAGCGAATGGATTAGTATAGGCAGAAAGGAGGAATATTTTAAGGTACTTGAGAGGTCATTTATAAATAATAATACAGAAAAAAGTTAG
- a CDS encoding GHMP family kinase ATP-binding protein, whose protein sequence is MKRLVSYSPLRVSFLGGGTDISPFLEQHGSRVFNTTIDHGVQVIYTPDSYPLEVSSRDFLKTVIMGNEHGKNFQNKILDLLSDYGIKSGKIYINGEVPPGSGLASSSAMVTALMRIILEIRNEYEDPMQLARISYEKERNFFGITLGIQDPYAISLGGFKYMESDGSKINVKKYERNEFLEGIGDGMLICYTGGTRESSEVLKNQVEKSSQNDSGTIEKLQKISDLTAKLVKSVQEKDYSTFTELINEGWNVKKTLSEKVTSSAVNNIITTALKNGADCARLLGGGNQGFVLAIGKPDRLWEMQRSLMGLSDFVVRVKPTTRGTFITNEEQ, encoded by the coding sequence GTGAAAAGGTTAGTCTCATACAGTCCTCTGAGGGTTAGTTTTCTTGGTGGAGGAACAGACATTTCTCCATTTCTTGAACAGCATGGAAGCAGGGTATTCAACACCACCATAGATCATGGGGTACAAGTAATTTACACACCGGACAGTTACCCTCTGGAGGTATCTTCAAGAGACTTTCTTAAAACTGTAATAATGGGAAATGAGCATGGAAAAAATTTTCAGAACAAAATTCTGGACCTTCTTTCAGATTATGGAATTAAAAGCGGAAAGATCTATATAAACGGGGAGGTACCACCAGGTTCCGGACTTGCTTCTTCAAGCGCAATGGTAACCGCATTGATGAGAATCATACTGGAAATCAGAAATGAATATGAAGATCCAATGCAGCTTGCAAGAATCTCCTATGAAAAGGAGAGGAATTTCTTTGGAATAACCCTGGGTATTCAGGACCCATATGCCATATCACTGGGCGGTTTCAAATACATGGAATCGGATGGAAGTAAAATTAATGTGAAAAAATATGAAAGAAACGAGTTTCTTGAGGGCATAGGAGATGGCATGCTCATATGCTACACCGGTGGTACAAGGGAGAGTTCAGAGGTACTGAAGAATCAGGTTGAAAAGTCCTCACAGAATGATTCTGGAACAATTGAGAAGTTGCAAAAGATAAGTGATCTCACGGCAAAACTTGTTAAATCAGTACAGGAAAAAGATTACAGTACTTTCACAGAACTGATCAATGAAGGATGGAATGTAAAGAAGACTCTGAGTGAAAAGGTCACAAGCAGTGCGGTGAATAATATAATAACTACTGCTCTGAAAAATGGCGCAGACTGCGCGCGGTTGCTTGGAGGAGGAAATCAGGGATTTGTACTGGCAATCGGAAAGCCAGATAGGCTCTGGGAAATGCAGCGTTCACTTATGGGGCTTTCTGATTTTGTGGTTAGGGTCAAACCAACCACAAGGGGAACGTTCATTACCAACGAAGAGCAGTAA
- a CDS encoding sugar O-acetyltransferase encodes MADKDKLSEKAKMISGEPYYSGDAQLAEDRENARRILDEFNTIPVNEVSRRNRILKGFFDKVGVTPYIEPIFRCDYGYNIEIGDMFYANYNCVILDVCRVTIGNNVLLGPSVHIYTASHSLDSQVRRRGIEFGKTVTIGDDVWIGGGAIINPGVNIGNRAVIASGSVVTKDVLQDVLVGGNPAKIIKKVS; translated from the coding sequence ATGGCAGATAAAGATAAATTGAGTGAAAAGGCAAAAATGATTTCTGGAGAGCCGTACTATTCAGGTGATGCTCAGCTCGCTGAAGACAGAGAAAATGCGAGAAGGATCCTGGATGAATTCAACACAATCCCTGTCAATGAGGTTTCTAGAAGAAATAGAATTCTTAAAGGATTTTTTGATAAGGTTGGAGTGACCCCATATATTGAGCCTATTTTTCGCTGTGATTATGGGTATAATATAGAAATTGGGGATATGTTCTATGCAAACTATAACTGTGTCATCCTTGATGTTTGCAGGGTAACCATAGGAAACAATGTACTGCTTGGACCTTCAGTTCATATATACACAGCATCCCATTCCTTGGATAGTCAGGTAAGAAGAAGAGGTATTGAATTCGGAAAAACAGTGACTATTGGCGATGATGTTTGGATAGGCGGAGGTGCGATAATAAATCCCGGAGTGAACATTGGAAACAGAGCAGTAATTGCGTCTGGCTCTGTGGTTACCAAAGATGTCCTTCAAGATGTTTTGGTTGGAGGAAATCCAGCAAAAATAATAAAAAAAGTTTCGTAA
- a CDS encoding NUDIX domain-containing protein translates to MDARNETAVSVLLSHGHLLLLKRRARPDDPWSGDMCFPGGFVKDGETPYKASLRELREETGIEEQLVYFQFEHKVFHPVRSSSINVHPFVYICEEMLTVNPDSEIERGGWYKLGSEVRAHDERMGDYIKWNGDIVWGLTFRIYDSLKNILYEMSINND, encoded by the coding sequence ATGGACGCCAGAAATGAAACTGCAGTAAGCGTACTCCTGAGCCATGGTCATTTACTGCTTCTTAAGAGAAGAGCAAGGCCTGATGATCCATGGTCTGGAGATATGTGCTTTCCTGGTGGATTTGTTAAGGATGGTGAAACTCCATACAAAGCATCCCTAAGGGAATTGAGGGAAGAGACTGGAATTGAGGAGCAGTTAGTCTATTTTCAATTTGAGCACAAAGTATTCCACCCGGTGCGATCTTCATCCATAAATGTTCATCCTTTTGTTTATATATGCGAGGAGATGCTAACAGTCAATCCTGATTCAGAGATAGAGAGGGGAGGATGGTATAAGCTTGGTTCAGAAGTCAGAGCCCATGACGAGCGTATGGGAGATTATATCAAATGGAATGGAGACATAGTATGGGGTCTTACTTTTAGAATATATGATAGCCTGAAAAACATACTGTATGAAATGAGCATAAATAATGATTAA
- the ftsY gene encoding signal recognition particle-docking protein FtsY translates to MIKEPKRSEDIRQLFNQSIQARSKMSLKEKLGNLFRGNKDEIELSRFRDEYFEILLESDVSLETVEYILDMFQQKHVKQKRLKRTEAIESLKEILLEILLKAKPSVDLLNINRKPLVIMFIGINGTGKTTTIARLSYMLKNKGKSVVVAASDTFRAGAIEQIRYHGDELGIRVISQTMGSDPSAIAFDAIEHARARNLDFVLIDTAGRMQTNKNLMDEMKKIKRVAKPDMTFLTVDAMAASDAIEQATTFLKDIKFDGIVVNKLDTDARGGAIFSIAHMFKEPIYFLGVGQKMEELIPYDPQFIIKKIFG, encoded by the coding sequence ATGATCAAAGAGCCGAAGCGCTCAGAAGATATCAGGCAATTGTTCAATCAGTCAATTCAAGCCAGAAGCAAGATGTCTCTTAAGGAGAAACTCGGAAATCTCTTCAGAGGAAACAAAGACGAGATAGAACTTTCCAGATTCAGGGATGAGTATTTTGAAATTCTGCTTGAATCTGATGTTTCCCTGGAAACTGTTGAATATATACTGGATATGTTTCAGCAGAAACATGTAAAACAGAAAAGACTCAAAAGAACAGAGGCCATTGAGAGTCTTAAGGAAATACTGCTTGAAATATTATTAAAAGCTAAACCCAGTGTTGACTTACTTAATATTAATAGGAAACCACTGGTTATAATGTTTATAGGGATAAATGGAACGGGAAAAACGACCACAATCGCCAGGCTATCATACATGCTTAAAAATAAGGGAAAATCTGTCGTTGTTGCCGCTTCTGATACTTTCAGGGCAGGGGCCATAGAGCAGATAAGATATCATGGTGACGAACTTGGAATAAGGGTTATATCACAAACAATGGGAAGTGATCCATCTGCAATAGCGTTTGACGCCATTGAGCATGCCAGAGCAAGAAACCTTGATTTTGTTCTCATAGACACAGCAGGAAGAATGCAGACAAACAAGAACCTGATGGATGAAATGAAGAAAATAAAACGGGTTGCAAAACCGGATATGACATTCCTTACGGTTGATGCCATGGCAGCAAGTGATGCAATAGAGCAGGCAACCACCTTTCTAAAAGATATAAAATTTGATGGTATAGTTGTAAACAAGCTAGATACTGATGCAAGGGGAGGTGCCATATTTTCCATTGCTCACATGTTTAAGGAACCAATCTATTTTTTAGGGGTAGGCCAAAAGATGGAAGAACTCATCCCATATGATCCACAGTTTATTATTAAAAAGATATTTGGATGA
- the pfdA gene encoding prefoldin subunit alpha encodes MENNEDRIDVREELEFLESFINSSEKQINLLTQGIEDYGKALSVLQSKEVSESSENLISLGGGVFARGRIEREKEVMVAVGSDIFIEEKPERTIERLKGQIEEVRKSLQSLNDQRAEALRRYQAIVQSVNSSQKQDVS; translated from the coding sequence ATGGAAAACAACGAGGATAGGATTGATGTGAGAGAAGAACTGGAATTTCTTGAATCTTTTATAAATTCTTCAGAAAAACAGATAAATCTACTTACACAGGGAATTGAAGACTATGGAAAGGCTCTCAGCGTGTTACAGTCTAAGGAAGTTTCAGAATCTTCAGAAAATCTGATATCGCTTGGGGGAGGCGTTTTCGCCAGGGGAAGAATAGAAAGAGAAAAAGAAGTAATGGTAGCAGTAGGCTCAGATATCTTCATAGAGGAAAAACCTGAAAGAACAATAGAAAGACTTAAGGGACAAATAGAAGAGGTCAGAAAATCACTACAGAGTCTAAATGATCAAAGAGCCGAAGCGCTCAGAAGATATCAGGCAATTGTTCAATCAGTCAATTCAAGCCAGAAGCAAGATGTCTCTTAA
- a CDS encoding AAA family ATPase, with translation MGILNEELRPRTFDQVFLIKEDRTKIQAWADSWDSGKPEKRGLILAGPPGLGKTSIAYALSNSKGWDIIEINGSEGRTEDFIKRTIGMFSLYKDLTWDEEGSRKKAGLIDEADNIYERSTKGGTGESGGYRAIVDILKNTSIPIIITMNDFANFRYRKGSNAATIINLCEVVEIKKIFSRKGGTEYRNIVTTLTNRILEVSSRLGLKPQRVTLEKIIEGDLPDIRASINDAEAYVLSQSESLISAGNRDEQSIIWDTLSGIFHRDNYSDNVSLIDSSDSDSGQILLWVSQNVFSQAKNLESALDAFDYISVIDQMNWFAHRYNYYRMLVYVKDLEALFATRFKGKTGVFIPFKFSNYLSQMSKTKKSRGSRNLVAEDLSKILHMSKEEAYEMRGVLKVMSRLRKGFTVELLNYINNEADKHNSRFVSGGSFKAIETLDLNDLEMFID, from the coding sequence ATGGGCATATTGAATGAGGAACTCAGACCCAGGACTTTTGATCAGGTATTTCTTATAAAAGAAGATAGAACAAAAATTCAGGCCTGGGCTGATTCATGGGATAGTGGTAAACCTGAAAAGAGAGGACTCATACTAGCTGGACCGCCTGGACTTGGAAAGACTTCCATAGCATATGCTCTTTCCAACAGCAAAGGCTGGGATATTATCGAGATTAATGGATCAGAGGGGAGAACTGAAGATTTCATTAAAAGAACCATAGGAATGTTTTCCCTTTATAAGGACCTGACATGGGACGAAGAAGGAAGCAGAAAGAAAGCAGGATTGATTGATGAAGCAGACAATATCTATGAAAGGAGTACAAAAGGAGGTACAGGAGAAAGTGGTGGATACAGGGCAATTGTTGACATTCTAAAAAATACATCGATTCCCATAATCATCACGATGAATGATTTTGCAAATTTCAGGTACAGAAAAGGATCTAATGCTGCAACCATAATAAACCTGTGCGAAGTTGTAGAAATAAAGAAAATATTTTCAAGAAAAGGTGGGACAGAGTATAGAAATATTGTGACAACTCTTACTAATAGAATATTGGAAGTCAGCTCAAGACTGGGTCTTAAGCCCCAGAGAGTAACACTGGAAAAAATTATAGAGGGAGATTTGCCTGACATAAGGGCTTCAATCAATGATGCTGAAGCTTACGTACTGTCACAGTCAGAATCTCTTATAAGTGCTGGTAATAGAGATGAACAGTCAATTATCTGGGACACTCTTTCTGGAATATTTCACAGGGACAATTATTCTGATAATGTTTCCCTTATTGACAGTTCTGATTCAGACTCAGGACAGATTCTCCTTTGGGTATCACAAAATGTTTTTTCCCAGGCAAAGAACCTTGAAAGCGCACTTGATGCTTTCGATTATATATCGGTTATTGATCAAATGAACTGGTTTGCGCACAGGTATAATTACTATAGAATGCTCGTTTATGTTAAAGATCTTGAGGCATTATTTGCTACCAGATTTAAGGGTAAAACAGGGGTGTTTATTCCATTCAAGTTCTCAAATTACCTCAGCCAGATGAGCAAAACAAAAAAGAGCAGAGGGTCGAGAAACCTTGTTGCAGAGGACCTTTCAAAAATATTACATATGTCAAAAGAAGAGGCATATGAAATGAGAGGAGTGTTAAAGGTTATGTCCAGATTAAGGAAAGGTTTTACCGTTGAACTTTTGAACTACATTAATAATGAAGCTGATAAACATAACTCAAGATTTGTATCCGGTGGAAGTTTTAAGGCTATCGAAACTCTTGATCTAAATGATCTGGAGATGTTCATTGACTAG
- a CDS encoding bis(5'-nucleosyl)-tetraphosphatase: MVHESSSGIVIFRRMNEIQFLFLMKKDGNLDFPKGHIEKGENKTDAALRETLEETGIECKIIPGFEEKTDYYFYYDKNNIHKDLTLFLGEVEKNVKVKTSDEHEAYVWLNYDESLKFLKFDNQKNIITKAYNFIKEKLYVENN, from the coding sequence ATGGTTCACGAAAGTAGTTCCGGAATAGTTATTTTCAGAAGAATGAATGAAATCCAGTTTCTATTCCTGATGAAAAAGGATGGTAATTTAGATTTCCCGAAGGGACATATCGAAAAAGGGGAAAATAAGACAGATGCAGCTCTCAGGGAAACGCTAGAAGAGACAGGAATAGAATGCAAAATAATTCCAGGGTTTGAAGAGAAGACAGACTACTATTTCTATTATGACAAGAACAATATACACAAGGATCTAACCCTGTTTCTGGGTGAAGTTGAAAAGAACGTAAAAGTTAAAACATCAGATGAACATGAAGCCTATGTATGGTTAAATTATGATGAGTCATTAAAGTTTTTGAAGTTCGACAATCAAAAAAACATAATCACAAAGGCATACAATTTTATAAAAGAAAAATTATACGTAGAAAACAATTAA